The genomic region TGACGGTGGATGCCGTGAAGGCGCAGAATGGCACCTTCACGTTTTCCCGGACGATTCCGGAAGTCGATTTTTACAATGTGAGCGTCGAAGGACTGCCCGGGCAGGTGCAATTCATCTGGGACGGCAACCTGACGCTGGAAGGCACGAAAGAGGCTTTCCGCGAGGCAACCGTCAAAGGCTCTCCGCTGACCGACTCCTGGCTGGAGTTTCAGGAAAAAGTGGACAAACCCATGCGCGACGAGCTGATGACGCTCTACAACGAACGGAAAAACGCGCCCAACGATAAGGACCTGCTGCAGCGCATTGAAGAGGACGAAAAGCGCCTGAAAGCCGAACAGTCCAGACAGGTGCAGGAGCGCATTCAGGCAGCTCCGAATTCGCTGCTGAGCCTGTATCTGCTCAACTGGTACTGGCCGCAGCTACCCAA from Tellurirhabdus rosea harbors:
- a CDS encoding DUF4369 domain-containing protein; its protein translation is MKTILFLLLSTFSVAFAQHSVRLTGAVPGLDGVMVYLKKTDNKNSKVVTVDAVKAQNGTFTFSRTIPEVDFYNVSVEGLPGQVQFIWDGNLTLEGTKEAFREATVKGSPLTDSWLEFQEKVDKPMRDELMTLYNERKNAPNDKDLLQRIEEDEKRLKAEQSRQVQERIQAAPNSLLSLYLLNWYWPQLPKNEVQNLYKNLNADLRKHTVAQRLEKLIQ